One Armatimonadota bacterium genomic window carries:
- a CDS encoding TIM barrel protein produces MKIGLFIALFGDKSLDDALDTCVAEGIQAVEIGCGAYPGAAHLDVDALLESKSKRDELMKKIESRGLMLSALSCHGNPIHPVKSIAEDHHKAFVNGVKLASALGIPVVNGFSGCPGDGPEAKNPNWVTCAWPDEFRDILEWQWNSVVIPYWKEQASFLKAHNVKFAIEMHPGFVCYSNDTLLKLRDGIGADGDAVGANFDPSHLWWQGIDPIAAVRQLGQEGALYHVHAKDTKINPYTSSLNGNLDAKSYGNIAGRSWVFRSVGYGHGVEWWKDFCSTLRTVGYDYVLSIEHEDGLMSPMEGLRKALDVLKQSVIQESAGEMFWARD; encoded by the coding sequence ATGAAGATTGGTTTGTTCATCGCTCTCTTTGGAGACAAGTCGCTCGATGATGCGCTCGACACCTGTGTTGCGGAGGGCATTCAAGCCGTTGAGATTGGCTGTGGCGCGTACCCGGGGGCGGCTCACCTCGACGTCGACGCTCTGCTGGAATCTAAGTCCAAGCGCGACGAACTAATGAAGAAGATCGAGAGCCGAGGGCTGATGCTTTCGGCGCTTTCGTGCCACGGCAATCCGATCCACCCGGTCAAGTCGATCGCCGAAGACCATCACAAGGCGTTTGTGAACGGCGTGAAGCTGGCGTCGGCGCTAGGTATTCCGGTCGTGAACGGCTTTAGCGGGTGTCCGGGCGATGGCCCCGAGGCGAAGAATCCGAACTGGGTGACCTGCGCGTGGCCGGACGAGTTCCGCGATATTTTAGAGTGGCAATGGAATTCAGTCGTGATTCCTTATTGGAAGGAGCAGGCGTCGTTCCTGAAGGCGCACAACGTGAAGTTTGCGATCGAGATGCACCCCGGTTTTGTGTGCTATTCGAACGATACGCTTTTGAAGCTGCGCGACGGTATTGGCGCGGACGGCGATGCGGTAGGTGCGAACTTTGACCCATCGCACCTTTGGTGGCAGGGTATCGACCCGATTGCGGCGGTTCGCCAGTTAGGTCAGGAAGGCGCTTTGTACCATGTGCATGCGAAGGACACGAAGATCAATCCGTATACGTCGTCGTTGAACGGCAATCTGGATGCGAAGTCGTACGGCAACATCGCGGGTCGGTCATGGGTGTTCCGCTCGGTTGGATACGGGCATGGTGTGGAGTGGTGGAAGGACTTCTGTTCAACCCTGCGCACGGTTGGCTACGACTATGTGCTGAGCATCGAGCATGAGGATGGCCTGATGAGCCCGATGGAAGGTCTGCGCAAGGCGCTGGACGTTCTGAAGCAGAGCGTGATCCAGGAGAGCGCGGGCGAGATGTTCTGGGCGCGCGACTAG
- a CDS encoding serine hydrolase produces MILVSLIATTLLRADASGLNLDKAAQYAQEHTSQALVVAQNGKIVYEQYWGRGAADSPHMLASGSKTFVGLGAVAAAEDGLLKIDDLACKYLTEWKNDPVKSTITVRELLTMSSGIDAGKFLENGKGQPGWDELLNKRMEAKPNTLYHYGPVHMNLGAYVVERALHGESFEKYLDRRILRPLGITVRWEMRYQDGHPQVAGGAFMTARDWLQLGEMLRQKGVYKGKRILQERSVDALVQPSKTNANYGLTCWLVPDGEGVMKNTDTRALPDWMPKDFFMAAGMGKQRLYIIPSQGIVAVRFGAGLSRDYRDVGVLEPLLRR; encoded by the coding sequence ATGATTCTTGTTTCCCTCATCGCAACTACTCTTCTTCGCGCCGATGCGTCCGGTTTGAACCTGGACAAAGCGGCGCAATACGCTCAAGAGCATACGAGCCAGGCCTTGGTGGTAGCCCAGAATGGCAAGATCGTGTACGAACAGTATTGGGGTCGTGGGGCGGCGGATTCGCCGCACATGTTGGCGAGCGGATCGAAGACGTTTGTTGGTTTGGGGGCAGTGGCAGCGGCGGAGGACGGTCTTTTGAAGATCGACGATCTGGCGTGCAAGTACCTGACGGAGTGGAAGAACGATCCGGTGAAGTCGACGATCACGGTTCGCGAGCTGTTGACGATGAGCAGTGGCATCGATGCCGGGAAGTTCTTGGAGAACGGCAAGGGGCAGCCAGGGTGGGATGAGCTTTTGAATAAGCGAATGGAGGCCAAACCGAACACGCTGTACCATTACGGGCCGGTGCACATGAACCTGGGGGCGTACGTGGTCGAGCGGGCCCTACATGGCGAGAGCTTTGAGAAGTACCTCGATCGGCGGATTTTGCGGCCGCTGGGAATCACGGTTCGGTGGGAGATGCGGTACCAGGACGGGCATCCTCAAGTGGCGGGCGGCGCGTTTATGACGGCTCGGGACTGGCTCCAGTTGGGCGAGATGCTTCGGCAGAAGGGCGTTTACAAGGGTAAGCGGATTCTGCAGGAGCGATCGGTGGATGCGTTGGTCCAGCCGAGCAAGACGAACGCGAACTATGGTCTCACGTGTTGGCTCGTGCCGGATGGAGAGGGCGTGATGAAGAATACGGACACGCGGGCGTTGCCGGATTGGATGCCGAAGGATTTCTTCATGGCGGCGGGAATGGGCAAGCAGCGGTTGTACATTATTCCGTCGCAGGGGATCGTGGCGGTTCGGTTTGGGGCGGGTTTGTCGCGGGATTATCGCGATGTGGGGGTGTTGGAGCCGTTGTTACGGCGGTAG
- a CDS encoding D-tyrosyl-tRNA(Tyr) deacylase — protein sequence MRAIVQRVLSASVAVEGETIGQCGRGLLLLVGVHKGDTEAEAKKLADKIAGLRIFNDPEGKMNLSLQDFDPNLEILAISNFTVYGDVRKQRRPSFMDSASFELGNELFHRFVDEMKALGIKIETGEFGADMQVSLVNDGPVTLVVDIEAPKNS from the coding sequence ATGAGAGCTATTGTTCAGCGGGTCCTTTCGGCTTCGGTTGCAGTGGAGGGAGAAACGATTGGGCAGTGTGGGCGAGGGCTTCTCTTGCTTGTCGGGGTGCACAAGGGCGACACGGAGGCGGAGGCGAAGAAGCTGGCCGATAAAATTGCCGGTTTACGCATTTTCAACGATCCCGAAGGGAAGATGAATCTCAGCCTTCAGGACTTCGATCCGAACCTCGAAATTCTGGCGATCTCCAACTTTACGGTCTATGGCGATGTGCGAAAACAACGCCGTCCGAGCTTCATGGACTCTGCCTCATTTGAACTTGGAAACGAGCTTTTTCACCGCTTCGTGGATGAAATGAAGGCGTTAGGAATTAAAATTGAAACGGGAGAGTTCGGCGCCGACATGCAGGTATCCCTTGTCAACGATGGACCGGTCACGCTCGTCGTAGATATCGAAGCCCCGAAAAACTCATGA
- a CDS encoding sigma-70 family RNA polymerase sigma factor — MVRGLTMSLKATVAARLDLDSDESLVRRAREGDFAAFEVLFDRHRLLVYRFAYQMVQRRDDAEDMVQEAFVRAYQNLHRYRDEAKFTTWLLRIVSNLCTDQARMSQRRSNLEQKEAVGALDWMTIGNFENPIDNLEEDRRRLALRKAIAALPEHHRQMIVMRDIEEREYSEIAEVLGCTIGGAKLRVLRARRALRDRIAPLLGDEANV, encoded by the coding sequence ATGGTACGTGGATTAACGATGAGTTTGAAAGCAACGGTTGCGGCCAGATTGGACTTGGATTCCGATGAGTCTCTGGTGCGCCGTGCTCGCGAAGGCGATTTTGCCGCCTTTGAGGTGCTTTTCGACCGGCATCGGCTATTGGTGTACCGGTTTGCCTACCAAATGGTTCAGCGTCGAGACGATGCTGAAGACATGGTTCAGGAGGCTTTCGTCCGCGCGTATCAGAACCTGCACCGATACCGCGACGAAGCGAAATTTACGACTTGGCTGTTGAGGATCGTTTCGAACCTCTGCACCGACCAGGCGAGGATGTCTCAGCGACGTTCGAACCTGGAACAAAAGGAAGCGGTTGGCGCGCTCGACTGGATGACCATCGGCAATTTTGAGAATCCTATCGATAATCTCGAAGAGGATCGCCGAAGATTAGCATTGAGGAAAGCCATCGCCGCGTTGCCGGAGCATCACCGGCAAATGATTGTAATGAGAGACATCGAAGAAAGGGAATATAGCGAAATCGCCGAAGTGCTCGGTTGCACGATCGGCGGCGCAAAACTCCGCGTTCTTCGAGCCCGGCGCGCTCTGCGCGACCGTATTGCTCCGCTGTTAGGAGATGAAGCGAATGTTTGA